ATGCCGAGCGCGATTTCTCGGTCATCACCCTGGATTTCTTCCTCCGCAGCCTTCCCAAGAACAACCCCTCGCGGAAGACGGTCTGGTGCGACATCTACCCGGATCCGGTCACTCATGGCCCCATGGTCACGGTCTCCACTCCGTTGGATGTCGAAGGTCGCCATGTCGCGACCTTCGGTCACGACGTGCTCTTGGAGGAGTTGATGGCCCGCACCAGCAACGATCACCTGCCCGGCTCGCACAACATGATCCTCGGCGATAGGGGACAGCCTATCGCCCATCCCGAACTGACCCTGAAGAACACCGGCGTTCACCATTCCAGTTCTCAAGATGCCAGCAACTCCAGCGCGGGCGCCCTGGGCACCGAGGCGCAAAGGCTCCACCTGCGGCACCTGTTCGAGCAGCTGCGCGATACTCCGCCCGGCCAGTCGGTGGAACTGCCGGAATACGGCGAGTACCTCGCCCGCGCGCGGCTCGAGGGTCCTGGGTGGAACTTCGTCACGGTGCTGCCCGCGAGCGTCGTGTCCCAGCCCGCCTTGCAGTCGGCTCGCTATGTTCTGCTGTTCGGCGTCGCTTCACTGCTGCTGGAACTGGCCATCATGTACTGGGTGCTCAAGCAGCAGATCACCCGTCCGCTGGCCGCCTTCACCCAGGCCACCAGTCGGGTGGCCGCCGGAGACTTCCTCGTCGAACTGGAGACCTCGCGCGACGACGAGTTGGGGCAGCTCGCCTGCGCCTTCCGCCGCATGGCCGATCAAGTGCAGCGGCGAGAGGAGGAACTGCGGCAAGCCAACGAGGAACTGGAACGACGCGTCGCGGAGCGCACTCGCGAGTTGTCGGACATCCATCGACGGCTCGTGGAGTCGGCCAGGCGGGAGGGAATGGCGGAGATCGCCACCAACGTCCTCCACAACGTGGGCAATGTGCTCAACAGCGTCTACACCTCCGCCCAACTCGCCAGGACACGTCTCGCCCGGATCCGGCTCGAGCAGGTGGAACGGGTGGCGGAACTGCTCCAGGCGCACCAGGAGGACCTCGCCTCCTTCCTGACCCACGACAAGCGCGGCTGCCTCCTCATCCCCTTCATGGACAAGCTCGGGCAGAACCTCAGGGAGGAGCGCCAGGACATCCTCTCGCTGCTCAACGACGTCGGCCGGTACACCGAACAGATCGGCGCCATCGTCAAGGTGCAGCAGAACTATGCCCGGACACCCCGCTCGCACGAGCCCGTCCTCCTGGGGGAACTCGTGGAAGATGCTCTGCGCATCGGCTCGGCCGGTCTCTCCCGTTGCCACGTGAGGGTGGAAAAGCAGCTCTTCCCCCTTCCTCCCGTGCTGACCGATAAACACAAGACGTTGATGATCCTCGTCAATCTCATCAGCAACGCCGAGTCCGCCCTGGAAACCGTCCCGGCGGACGAGCGCTGTCTGACAGTGCGGTTGGGGCTCCCCACGTCCGAACACTTCCGCCTGGAAGTCCAGGACAACGGAATAGGCATCGCGCCGGAAATGCTCACCCGCATCTTCCAGTTCGGCTTCTCCACCCGGGAGGAGGGGGGACTCGGCTTTGGTCTGCACTCCAGTGCGCTCGCGGCCCAGGAGATGAAAGGCTCACTCACGGCCTACAGCGAGGGGCCCGGTCAAGGCGCCACGTTCACGCTGGAACTGCCCTACCTGCCAGTCCAGGAGATGAAAGGCTCCGCCTGACCGGCCCTGGCCGCTTCTTCACACTGTTGCTTTCGGACATCCCCTCGCGCCCGCGGTGGAGTCCGGACTCTCGCCACGCTACGCCCCCGTTCCATGAGCGAGCGAGACCTGCTGATGATCCCCGGCCCGGTGGAGTTTGATCCCGAGGTGATGCGCGCCCTGGGCGCCAAGACGGCCAGCCACGTGTCCCCCGAGTTCATCGCCGTATTCGGCCGCGCCCTCCAGCGCCTGCGTGAGGTGTGTCTGGCCCCCTCGGCCCAACCCTTCGTGGTGGCGGGCAGCGGCACGTGGGCCATGGAAATGGCGGTGGCCAATCTGGTGGAGCCGGGCGAACGCGCCCTGGTCGTGAACACCGGCTACTTCAGCGACCGCATGGCCACGTTGCTCGAGCGCTACGGGGCCGAGGTGGTGCAGGCGCGGGCCACCCCGGGCGAGGTGCCGGACCTGACGGAGGTGGAGAGGCTGCTCGCGGGCGGTCGCTTCAAGCTGATGACCGTCACGCACGTGGACACGAGCACCGGGGTGCTCACTCCCGCGGAGACGCTCGTGCGGGCGGCCCACCGTCACGGGGTGCTGTCGGTGGTGGACGGGGTGTGTGCCACCGCCGGCGAGACGTTCCACCAGGACGCGTGGGGCGCGGACGTCTACCTCACCGCGAGTCAAAAGGCGCTCGGCGTGCCGCCGGGACTGGCGCTCTTGAGCGTGAGCCGGCGGGCCCTGGACTCCTGGCGCGCCCGCCGTACCCCCGTGCGCTCCTTGTACGCGGACTTCGCCGAGTGGCTTCCCATCATGGAGGCCTATGAGGCGGGCCGGGCCGCGTACTTCGCTACCCCTCCCGTCAACCTCGTGTATGCACTGGATGTGAGCCTCGGACAGCTCCTGCGTGAGGGCATGGAGGCGCGCTTCGCTCGGCACCGTCTCATGGCGCGGGCCTTCCGGGCCGCCTGGCGCGCGCTGGGTCTGCGCACGCTGCCCGTGTCCGAGTCCGTGGCCGCCCACACCCTCAGTGCCCTCTACTTCCCGGAGGGCGTCGATGCCGCGTGGGTGGGCAAGGTGCGCGAGCAGGGAGTGGTGCTCGCTGGCGGTCTCCACCCCCAGCTCAAGGCGCGCTACTTCCGCGTGGGGCATATGAACGTCGTCAGCCCGGGGGATGTGCTGGCCACCGTGGGCGCCATCGAGCGAGCTCTCGCCGTGGCGGGACATCGCTTTGCACCGGACTCGGCCGTGGCCGCGGCCCAGGCGGCCCTTCTTCCACCCGGGTGAGTCGCGTGTGCCGCTCTCTCCGGTGTGGGGGGGGGCCCTCGGGGCCCTGGGGGGGCCCGTGGTAGACTCCCGTACCCTGGGGTGACGAGGCTTCGCTCCAGAGCCACAGGGAATCCATGAGCACGATCTCGCAAGGGCTGTCGGACAGTGAATTGCCCCTGTTCTGGCAGCAAGAAATGGAACAACGGCTGGCGCTGGCGACACCGCGGGACACCGTGCGAGGACTCTTCTTCAAGAGCATGCTCGACAAGGTGCGCGCTCTCGATGGCGAAGCGGCCGCGAAGCACTGCCTGTTGGCCAGCGGAGAGCGCCACTTCGTGGAGTTCTTCAACTATCCCACCAGCTCGCTCATCCGCTTGACCTACGCCGCGGGGCATGTGCTGAGTCCCCGGTACGGTGGCTTCGACAAGGCCGTGTGGTTGTTGGGTCATCAGGCGATGACGGACTTCCTCGACTCCCTCATGGGCAGGGCGTTGAAGCACCTCACCGGCCAGGACACCCGGAGCCTGATGATCAGCATTCAGGGCATCTACCGGATGACGACGAGTTATGGGACTCGCCAACTGGTGTGGGATGGGCCCACGACGGGCCGGCTCCTCCTCACGCGCAACTTCATTCCCCGCTCGTTCCACGAGGGGGGCCTGCGGGCCACGCTTGACCGGATGGGCGCCCAGGACGTGAAGATCAGCGGGCGGCAGCCGGCTCCCCTCGATTACGAGTTTGAATTTTCCTGGGAATGAGCACTCCCCAGGACGGAGCGTTTCAGAGAAAGGCTTCTCACCTCGCCAGGATTGAGAGGCGCTGCTCGCGGCGACGAGCTTCGTCGTGACATTCACATTCCTCGAAGCGTTGAGTCCATGACATGGCGTAGTCTGGCGCTCCCTTTCATCGGAGACAGCCATGTTCGTGTTCAATCGTCTGTTCGAGAAGAAAACCCTTGCGCGCGAGTTGCTCGCGCTTTCGTTGGTTCTGGGCGCCACGGCCGCACAGGCTGAGGGGCCGAGTCTGGCCGACGCCTACAAGGTGCTCGCCTCCCGCAGGATGGTCGACCTCACCCACAGCTTCAGTCCCAGCTCTCCGGTATGGCAGGGCTTTGGCCAGGCCACCTTCACCACCGCGTCGGACCCGAAGACCTACCGGCCTTATACCCTGGAGCAGGATGGCTTCCGCACGACCTTCTATTCCATGGTGGGCCAGTACGGCACCCACGTGGATCCTCCCGCGCACTTCCACGAGAACGGCATCACCATGGATCAGATCCCCCTGCGGGAGATGATCCTTCCACTGGTGGTGCTCGACATCACCCCGTTGCTCGGCACGGACCCCAATCACGCGATCACCGTGCAGGACATCCAGGAGTGGGAGAGGAAGCACGGCCGCATACCAGAGGGTGCTTTCGCCGCGCTGCGCACGGACATGTACAAGGACTGGGGCAATCCCGAGCGCTTCAAGCGCTACCCATTCCCCGCCTGGTCCCTGGCGGCCGTCCAGTTCCTCTTCGAGCAGCGGAGGATCACCGCCATCGGTCACGAGTCGCTCGACACCGACATCACGCCGACGCTGGACTCGGAGAAGTGGGTGCTGGGCCGGGGGCGCTATCAGATCGAGGTCATGGCCCACCTGGACAAGGTACCGCCCGCGGGAGCGCTGATCGTCGTGACCTGGCCCAAGGTGGCCAATGGACTGGGCTTCCCGGCACGCGCCTTCGCCATCGTCCCGTGACTCTCCTGTTGCCTGAAGGGGTCGACGTGAGGATTTGAGTTTTCCCTGAAGGCAATGTGGATTTTGAGCAGGCTCTCGATCGAGTCGATGACGCGCGTAAGCGCCCGTTGAGCACGTCCGCGCTCGTCCCTGTCCCTCTACGAGGGCATCATCTTGTACGGGATGGGGAAAATCGAGGAATCCGGAGAGGCTTTCCAGGTGGCGCTGATGCTCCGGCCCAATGAGAAGCTTCCCAATGCACCTTCACCGCTCCCTGCCGGGACAACAAGATGTTGTCCGGGCTGATATCCTGGTGGATGAGCCTCAGGGGCTGGCCCGTGTCGGGGTCGGCGAAGTCGTGGGTGAAGGCCAATCCCTCGCACGCGTCGGCGATGAGCCGGGCGCACACGGCGGGCGGCAGGTCCAACCCCTGGGCCACGGCGCGCTTGATAAGCGTGCGCAGACTGGGGCCGTCGATGTACTCCATGGCGAGCGCGAGTTGAGGCAGGATGCGCTTGAGCACCAGGGTCTTCTCGAAACCCATGGGCCCCGCGGCCTTGGCGAGGAACACCTCGGCCATGCCGCCCGCGGCGAGCTTGCGGATCAACTGGTACTTTCCCACCTGCCGTGTCGCGTCCGACGCTCTCTCCCGACGACGCCGGAGGTCTCGCTCCGGTCCGGGCACTCGTGGGGATTGCTCCTCACGTGACGGGACCAGGGGATATCAGGTGGCGTTTCACTTGTCGTGCTTCTGGCTGGACGAGAGCGGCGAGGTGAGTGCCGGTGCCGATGGCGACTCCCAGGAGCCGCGCTCGCACTGCAGCAGACGCTCGAGGACGGCGAGCGCCGGAGCGCTTCCCGACGCGCGGACCTTGTGCTCCATGCCGATGTTGAGCAGCTCCATGCGCAGGCGCATGGCATCCGCTTCACGCTCCGCCGTCTCCAGTTCCACGGCCTGGACGTTGTCGAGCCAGGAGCGCTCGGCGACGAAGTGCAGCCTGCGCACGAGCGACTCCACGACATGGCGCTGCTCGGGGCGCCCGGTGCGCGACACCTCGAGAATGGGCTTGGAGAGGAAGGCGCGCATGTCCGCGCCCCGGACGCGCCGTTGCAGCCAGGCCTCCGACGTGGAGATGGGCAGGTCCGTCGTCTCGCCGTCGACCTTGGCGAACGCATGGGCCTCGGCGTAGCTCACCCGTCCATCCCCGTCATGGTCGGCCGAGGCCACCGCGCTCCCCGTCCGGCTGACGCCCGCGAGCCCCGCGAAGAAGCTGGAGCTGTAGTCCCGGTAATCCGACTCATCCACCTCCGGGGTGCACCCGACGGACGGGAGGTACTCCACCGTGGCGAAGAAGCCACACCGGGGCTGCGCCACCACGGGCCGCTGGGGGTTGGCGTCCTGGTAGATGAAGTTGGCGAACGAGCCGGAGTAGCACTGTGACATCATCGTGACGACGGGAGTGGTGCTCGGGAGCTGGCCCAGGAAGAGACCAAAGGCGCGTACCGTCAGCGTGTCCGAGTCCCAGAGCGCCAGGTGGTTGTTGTTCAGGTTGTTGCCGTTCATTCCCCCGTGGCCCGTGAAGTAGAGGAAGACCGGGCGCTCGGGCGCGTTGCGGGCGCTGTCCTCCAGCCACTCCAGGAAGTGCTCCAGGGTCGCCGCTCCCTTGAGGTGGGGAATCTCCAGGGATTTGAACGAATCGCGTGCGCCCCTGCCTCCGGCGCGGTAGCGCACCGTGGCCTTCCCGTCCGTCCCATTGGCGAAATAGATGGAAGCCGATTCGGGAGCGAGTCCGAGCGACTGGAGCGTCCGCTGGAAGTAGAGGACGTTCTTCTCCAAGGCGATCTCATTGCTGGCGGGCTCTCCACCTCCCCCCAGCACGAGGAAGCTGGAGGCTCGCGGAGGGGCACGCAGGGGCTCGAAGTCGGCCTCGGGCTCGGAGGCCTCGGGCTCCGGATCCTCGAACGAGGAGTCCATCCATTCGGCGACCTCTCCGCCCCACTCGGGAGGCGGAGCCCTCTTGCAGCCGGATGCGCTCAGCAGGAGCACGGCCAGGCTGATCTCGAATCTCGATCCCCGTGTCATACCGGGAATCTAGACCCAACGCGTCGACGCCCGCACCCTCCACGCGGGTCGTCGACACGAGGACTGTTCAGCCCTTGAGTACCGTGATGGGCGTGAGCCGCAGCAACGGCGTCACGAGCTCCTGCTCATCCTCCAGCACCTCGGTGAGGTCGCGGTAGACGGCCGGAGCCTCCTCGACCAGGGCGGAGGAGCGTCCCACGTCGAACACCACGCGGCGCAGGGCGTGCTCCAGTGCGTCCGGACGGATGCGGGCTCGCGCCTCCTTGCGCGTCATCACCCGGCCCGCCCCATGCGAGCACGAGCCGAAGGAGCGATGTTCGCCTCTTCCCGTGACGAGGTACGAGGCCGTCCCCATGCTGCCGGGGATGAGGCCTGTCTGTCCGGGTGCCAGGCCAATGGCTCCCTTGCGATGGACGAGCAACGTGCGGCCGAAGTGCGGCTCGGCCGCGACGTGGTTGTGGTGGACGTCCACGCGTGAGTCCGGCAGCGGCTCCCTCCCGAGCAGGTCGGCGAGCACCGCCCCCGCGCGAGACAGGAGCGCGTCGCGATTGGCGCGGGCGAAGTGGCACGCCAGCTTGGTGTCCGCGAGGCAGGCGACGCCCTCGGGAGTCTCCGTGCTCAGTCCGGGCAGCGAGCCCTCCCCATGGACCTGGGCCACGCGCACATGGTGGGCGGCGATGGCGGCACCGACGCCCCGTGAGCCCGTGTGGAGCAACAGCCAGAGGTCTCCTCCCGCGTCCCGGTCCAGCTCGAGGAAGTGGTTGCCGCCCCCGAGCGTTCCGAGATGCCGGGGCGCCAGTCGTTCCCACTCGCGCTGGAGGCGGTGGGTGGACAGGCTCGCGCCTTCGAGCCCCGGGGGCAGCGGCAGCCCCCGTCCCCGGTGGACCGCGTCGCCCACGGGCACGGCCCGCGCGAACGCGGCGAGGAGGCGTGTCAGCCCCGCTCGATCGATCGCGGCGGCGGGGTAGTCGAAGCGCACGGCGCTCACCCCGCAGCCGAGATCTCCCCCGAGCGCTCCGGGGACGATGTGGCGCTCGGTGGCGAAGACGGTGCCCACCGCGACCCCCTCGGACATGTGGACATCCGGCATGGCCGCCACATGCTCGACGACGTAGGGCTGGCTCGCGATGTGTTGGAGTTGTTTCTCCGCGCCCGCCGGCACCGCGCGGGCCCAGGCGAGGATGGGGACGGCTCCCGGTGGGCTTTCGAGGACGCGCGGCATCATGCCTCACCCCCTTCCTCGTGCTCCTCGCGCCAGGCGGGCGCCACGCCCACGTAGATGAAGCGCAGGTGCGGCACCCGCTTGAGATCCAACCCCAGCGCGAGCTGCGAGCGGATGAAGCCGCTCGCGCGCTCGAGGGCCTTCTCGACCGGCGCGGGCTCGGTGGCCGCGGTTTCGGGGGGCAGGGTGAAGCCGATACGGGCGTTGCGCCCGTCCGGCGTGAGCTCGAGAGACGTCACCGCGACGCCCTCGAGCAAGGGATCGGATAGCTCTCCACGGAAGAGGCGGGACACCTCCTGGAACAAGGTGGACTGGATGCGCAGGTGGCGCGCGGGGATGGAATCGATTTCGGAAGACAGCAGGGAAGAATCCGCGCCCCTGCGTGAGGCGCGGCCACGGCGATGCTTGGAAGAAGTCATGAAGACAAACGGTTCCCGTCAGGCCGCACGGGCCCCAGCGGCTCCAGAGGCGGAGCACGCGGGAGACACGTCGGCCGAGTCAGATCGACAGAACTCCGTGCTGGCACCCGCGCACCGAAGGCGGCAGGCCCGTTCGTCTCGACTTCAGCGAGGGAGCGGAACGCGCCCGGTCAGGCGAGCGTCAGCGTGGAGAGACCCGAGACACCGTTCAGTACAGTTCCCATGGCACACCTCCCGCCGCGCGACTCATTCGCACGATCCAATGGGCGCAAGGTGCCACCGCACCTCGTCCGAGTCAACGCCCGGACCGGATGCGCTCCCGGGCAGCCATGCCACCCGATGTCCTGTTGGCGCTGGAAATGAGTAGCCTGGAGTCCTCCATGCCGCAGGCACCGAGCCTCGATGACTTCGTTCTTCTCAAGCGCCTGGCCATGGGCGCCATGTCCGAGGTGTTCCTCGCGGAGGTGAAGGGTGGGGTGGGACCGGACCGCCTGGTGGCGCTCAAGCGGATGCGCCCGGAGGTCGCCGGAGACGAGACCTGGGTGAAGCAGTTCCTGGACGAGGCCCACCTGTCCACCCTGCTTCATCATCCGTTCCTGGCGCGGCTGCGCTCCTTCGGCCAGCAGGATGGGCTGCTGTTCCTCGTGTTCGATTACGTGCACGGCCTCACCCTGGCGCAGCTCCTGGAGTCACGCCGCGCCGTGGGGCAGGGGCCGTTGCCCTGGGCTCACTCGGCGCGCATCGCCACGTACGTGGCCGAGTGTCTGGCCTACCTGCACGCCCTCCGGGGCCGGGAGGGTCAATCCCTGGGCCTCGTCCACCGGGACATCCATCCTGGCAACATCATGATCGCCGACACCGGAGCCGTGAAGCTGCTCGACTTCGGCATTGCCCGCCGGAGTGGACGGCTGACGGAGACGCAGCCCGGCCGCGTCAAGGCCCGCCTGGAGTACGCCGCGCCCGAGCAGCTTCGCGAGGCGCCGCTGGATGGTCAGACGGACGTGCATGGACTGGCGCTGACGCTCTACGAGCTGCTCTCGGGCGTGCAGCCCTCGCGGCGGGACACTCCGGTGCGGACGATGGAAGCGGTGCTGAAGGAAGTCCCTCGCGGACTCGGCACGGTGCGGCCCGCCGTGCCCGAGGCGCTCCAGCGGAGCGTGACGGCGGCCCTCGCCAAGGAGCCCTCGCGGAGACCCTCGCTGATGGAGCTGCGCACGTCGCTCGACCTCGCCCTGCGCGCCGAGGCTCCCCTGGTGGGCCTGCCCGAGCTGGCCGCGCTGGTGGCTCCCTGGCTCCCCGGGTCCGGGCGTCTTGCCTGGGGTCAGGAGCGCTCGCGGGAGGGTGCCACCGTCACCCATACCGCCGACGTGTCCCGTCCGACTCGAGGGACGAAGGGCTGACGCTCAGTCGCCCGCCTTCAGCCCGTAGCGGTTGAGCAGTCCGTGGACGTGGCTGCGCGCCAGCCCCGCCGTCCGCGCCACCTCCGAGATGTTGTTGCCGCACCGCGCGAGCAGCGCCGTCAGGTACTCACGGGTGAAGGCCTCCACCATGCGCTCCTTGGCCTCCTTGAAGGTCAGGCCGCTCAAGTCCTCGGCCGCGGTGACCGCGCTCACTGGCCGCGTGTCCGGCAGCTCCGCGTCTCCCGCCGCGAGGACGCGGTGCACGAAGTTGCGCAGCTCACGCACGTTGCCCGGCCAGTCGTAGCCCATCAGCCGCTGCACCAGCTCCTCGGTCAGGGGAAAGTCCGGCTGGCCGGCCTGTTGGAAGAGGTGTCGCGCCAGCAGGGGGATATCCTCCGCGCGCTCTCGCAGCGCGGGAACGCGCACTGGCACCACCGCCAGCCGGTAGTAGAGGTCCGCCCGGAAGCGCCCCGCGGCCACCTCCGCCTTCAAGTCTCGGTGCGTGGCCGCCACCACGCGCACGTCCACGTCCTTCGCGGCGTTGTCGCCCACCCGGCGCACCGTGCCCGACTCCAGCACCCGGAGCAGCTTCGGCTGGAGCTCCAGGGGAAGCTCGCCCACTTCGTCGAGGAAGACAGTGCCGCCATCCGCCTGCACCAGGTGTCCCCGGCGATCGGCATGCGCACCCGTGAAAGCCCCCTTCGCGTGCCCGAACAGCTCGCTCTCGATGAGCGAGGGCACCACCGCCCCACAGTCCACGATGACGAAGGGCTGGTTGCTCCGGGGCGAGGCCCGGTGGATCGCCTCGGCCAGCAACTCCTTGCCGGTGCCCGTCTCGCCGAGCAACAGCACGGAAAAAGAGGAGCGCGCGGTGCGCTCCAGCACGCCGAACAGCTTCTGCATCGCGGCGCTCTGCCCCAGCGCGCGCCCGAAGGTGGTGCGGGGCGCGGGCTCGGCTGCCTCCTCGGTCGGCTCGGGCATGACGAGCAGCGTCGTCTTGCCCAGCGTGAAGCGAGCCTCGCCAGCGAGGGTGACCTCGTGGATGCGCACGCCCAGGGACCAGGTGCCGTTGCGAGAGCCCACATCCCGGACTCGCACGCCCTCCGGCCGGGCCTGGAGCTCCAGGTGGACCCGCGACACCGTCGGATCGCTCAGCCGCAGGCCCCCTTCGACCTGGGTGCCCACCAGCAACGTTCCTTCGAGGGGAATCTCCTGCCGCGCGTCTGGTCCCGTCTCCACCACCACGCGGAAGCGGGGGCCGCGCGCTTCTGGTCGCCCCTCCGCCAGGGCACCGGGGGTCAATGGTTCGGTGGAGGAGAAGCCCATGCGGTATGGCAACATAGAGCCCCCCATGCATCCCCACAAGCAAGCCTCCTCGTGTGCCACCTGCGGGCTGCCCGTTCCCTTTCCGGGGGCCGCCTGCTCGGAGTGCACCGCCATCACCCTGCACGCCGGGGAAGCGGGAGGGCGCCCACGGGGGCCGACGCGGCCATCGCTCGCCCCGGGGGACGTGCTGGAGGGCAAGTGGCGGCTGGAGGAATTGCTGGGCGCCGGAGGCATGGGACAGGTGTACCGGGCCCGGGATCTCGCGCTCGAGCGCACCGTGGCCATCAAGCTGCTCCACGAGCCGTTGTGCGAGGATCCGGAGAGCGTGGCGCGCTTCGAGCGGGAAGCGCGGGCGATGGCGCGGCTGGAGCACTCGCACATCACTCCCATCCACGCGGTGGGCCGCGAGGGCGGGCGTCCGTTCATCGTGATGAAGCACCTGGAGGGCATGTCCCTGGCGCGCTACCTGCGCTCGGTGCCCGGGCCCATGCCAGTACCGGAGGTGCTCGCCCTGGCGCGGCAGTTGTGCGCCGGGTTGGACTTCATCCACCAGCGCGGCTGCGTCCACCGCGACATCAAGCCAGGCAATATCTTCGTCTCGCCCGGTGG
This portion of the Cystobacter ferrugineus genome encodes:
- a CDS encoding sensor histidine kinase gives rise to the protein MPLPLRSPASLSRSTLLKMGVRIAGVIVLATFFSYLHVLHTVRTENLARLERYVVERSQREEGIFLLAQDNHSVLKSVLEERLRGVSRSEEVDARFDSLFVRMPDGTLRNRSEHFDGTRMPCVFVPGHLKLDAELRQRILASYDMLAQYGPAFHTRFTNTFVVLPEDALMLFWPDRPSWCMDAERDFSVITLDFFLRSLPKNNPSRKTVWCDIYPDPVTHGPMVTVSTPLDVEGRHVATFGHDVLLEELMARTSNDHLPGSHNMILGDRGQPIAHPELTLKNTGVHHSSSQDASNSSAGALGTEAQRLHLRHLFEQLRDTPPGQSVELPEYGEYLARARLEGPGWNFVTVLPASVVSQPALQSARYVLLFGVASLLLELAIMYWVLKQQITRPLAAFTQATSRVAAGDFLVELETSRDDELGQLACAFRRMADQVQRREEELRQANEELERRVAERTRELSDIHRRLVESARREGMAEIATNVLHNVGNVLNSVYTSAQLARTRLARIRLEQVERVAELLQAHQEDLASFLTHDKRGCLLIPFMDKLGQNLREERQDILSLLNDVGRYTEQIGAIVKVQQNYARTPRSHEPVLLGELVEDALRIGSAGLSRCHVRVEKQLFPLPPVLTDKHKTLMILVNLISNAESALETVPADERCLTVRLGLPTSEHFRLEVQDNGIGIAPEMLTRIFQFGFSTREEGGLGFGLHSSALAAQEMKGSLTAYSEGPGQGATFTLELPYLPVQEMKGSA
- a CDS encoding Caspase domain-containing protein, whose translation is MTRGSRFEISLAVLLLSASGCKRAPPPEWGGEVAEWMDSSFEDPEPEASEPEADFEPLRAPPRASSFLVLGGGGEPASNEIALEKNVLYFQRTLQSLGLAPESASIYFANGTDGKATVRYRAGGRGARDSFKSLEIPHLKGAATLEHFLEWLEDSARNAPERPVFLYFTGHGGMNGNNLNNNHLALWDSDTLTVRAFGLFLGQLPSTTPVVTMMSQCYSGSFANFIYQDANPQRPVVAQPRCGFFATVEYLPSVGCTPEVDESDYRDYSSSFFAGLAGVSRTGSAVASADHDGDGRVSYAEAHAFAKVDGETTDLPISTSEAWLQRRVRGADMRAFLSKPILEVSRTGRPEQRHVVESLVRRLHFVAERSWLDNVQAVELETAEREADAMRLRMELLNIGMEHKVRASGSAPALAVLERLLQCERGSWESPSAPALTSPLSSSQKHDK
- a CDS encoding serine/threonine-protein kinase; translated protein: MPQAPSLDDFVLLKRLAMGAMSEVFLAEVKGGVGPDRLVALKRMRPEVAGDETWVKQFLDEAHLSTLLHHPFLARLRSFGQQDGLLFLVFDYVHGLTLAQLLESRRAVGQGPLPWAHSARIATYVAECLAYLHALRGREGQSLGLVHRDIHPGNIMIADTGAVKLLDFGIARRSGRLTETQPGRVKARLEYAAPEQLREAPLDGQTDVHGLALTLYELLSGVQPSRRDTPVRTMEAVLKEVPRGLGTVRPAVPEALQRSVTAALAKEPSRRPSLMELRTSLDLALRAEAPLVGLPELAALVAPWLPGSGRLAWGQERSREGATVTHTADVSRPTRGTKG
- a CDS encoding sigma 54-interacting transcriptional regulator, whose amino-acid sequence is MLPYRMGFSSTEPLTPGALAEGRPEARGPRFRVVVETGPDARQEIPLEGTLLVGTQVEGGLRLSDPTVSRVHLELQARPEGVRVRDVGSRNGTWSLGVRIHEVTLAGEARFTLGKTTLLVMPEPTEEAAEPAPRTTFGRALGQSAAMQKLFGVLERTARSSFSVLLLGETGTGKELLAEAIHRASPRSNQPFVIVDCGAVVPSLIESELFGHAKGAFTGAHADRRGHLVQADGGTVFLDEVGELPLELQPKLLRVLESGTVRRVGDNAAKDVDVRVVAATHRDLKAEVAAGRFRADLYYRLAVVPVRVPALRERAEDIPLLARHLFQQAGQPDFPLTEELVQRLMGYDWPGNVRELRNFVHRVLAAGDAELPDTRPVSAVTAAEDLSGLTFKEAKERMVEAFTREYLTALLARCGNNISEVARTAGLARSHVHGLLNRYGLKAGD
- a CDS encoding cyclase family protein, with the translated sequence MFVFNRLFEKKTLARELLALSLVLGATAAQAEGPSLADAYKVLASRRMVDLTHSFSPSSPVWQGFGQATFTTASDPKTYRPYTLEQDGFRTTFYSMVGQYGTHVDPPAHFHENGITMDQIPLREMILPLVVLDITPLLGTDPNHAITVQDIQEWERKHGRIPEGAFAALRTDMYKDWGNPERFKRYPFPAWSLAAVQFLFEQRRITAIGHESLDTDITPTLDSEKWVLGRGRYQIEVMAHLDKVPPAGALIVVTWPKVANGLGFPARAFAIVP
- a CDS encoding pyridoxal-phosphate-dependent aminotransferase family protein; translated protein: MSERDLLMIPGPVEFDPEVMRALGAKTASHVSPEFIAVFGRALQRLREVCLAPSAQPFVVAGSGTWAMEMAVANLVEPGERALVVNTGYFSDRMATLLERYGAEVVQARATPGEVPDLTEVERLLAGGRFKLMTVTHVDTSTGVLTPAETLVRAAHRHGVLSVVDGVCATAGETFHQDAWGADVYLTASQKALGVPPGLALLSVSRRALDSWRARRTPVRSLYADFAEWLPIMEAYEAGRAAYFATPPVNLVYALDVSLGQLLREGMEARFARHRLMARAFRAAWRALGLRTLPVSESVAAHTLSALYFPEGVDAAWVGKVREQGVVLAGGLHPQLKARYFRVGHMNVVSPGDVLATVGAIERALAVAGHRFAPDSAVAAAQAALLPPG
- a CDS encoding RtcB family protein; its protein translation is MMPRVLESPPGAVPILAWARAVPAGAEKQLQHIASQPYVVEHVAAMPDVHMSEGVAVGTVFATERHIVPGALGGDLGCGVSAVRFDYPAAAIDRAGLTRLLAAFARAVPVGDAVHRGRGLPLPPGLEGASLSTHRLQREWERLAPRHLGTLGGGNHFLELDRDAGGDLWLLLHTGSRGVGAAIAAHHVRVAQVHGEGSLPGLSTETPEGVACLADTKLACHFARANRDALLSRAGAVLADLLGREPLPDSRVDVHHNHVAAEPHFGRTLLVHRKGAIGLAPGQTGLIPGSMGTASYLVTGRGEHRSFGSCSHGAGRVMTRKEARARIRPDALEHALRRVVFDVGRSSALVEEAPAVYRDLTEVLEDEQELVTPLLRLTPITVLKG
- a CDS encoding ribosome-binding factor A, yielding MTSSKHRRGRASRRGADSSLLSSEIDSIPARHLRIQSTLFQEVSRLFRGELSDPLLEGVAVTSLELTPDGRNARIGFTLPPETAATEPAPVEKALERASGFIRSQLALGLDLKRVPHLRFIYVGVAPAWREEHEEGGEA
- a CDS encoding TIGR02265 family protein, with product MSTISQGLSDSELPLFWQQEMEQRLALATPRDTVRGLFFKSMLDKVRALDGEAAAKHCLLASGERHFVEFFNYPTSSLIRLTYAAGHVLSPRYGGFDKAVWLLGHQAMTDFLDSLMGRALKHLTGQDTRSLMISIQGIYRMTTSYGTRQLVWDGPTTGRLLLTRNFIPRSFHEGGLRATLDRMGAQDVKISGRQPAPLDYEFEFSWE